From Tiliqua scincoides isolate rTilSci1 chromosome 2, rTilSci1.hap2, whole genome shotgun sequence, the proteins below share one genomic window:
- the LOC136639045 gene encoding E3 ubiquitin-protein ligase TRIM7-like: protein MAAVNPTRALHEELFCPICLDYFSDPVVLNCDHNFCRVCITTFWGGQGTSFDCPQCRKRSRQAKLRPNTQLGKVAERAKELALAPAQLHAPADPASRAGSKPAAKEMCKKHQEALKLFCRDDQALICVVCDRSQEHRAHMVIPVEEAAEEYKVQFLHHLAMLKSERDSRKILAINRGKRLEMLVGRAEAKSQRMVCTFQRLQKILQDRESHLLQELSKVTHNLRRMQQENNRRVQEGAPLLQGLIAELEHVCQQPDTELLKDVGTLLSRCQNWTFPKWVPESTTELEERIFHLTRKKTVLWEHMTEMREILTLDPDSAHPSLAISADLRTVSRRDVCPVHCNISRRFYPSFCVLGSEGFLYGRHHWLVDVKGHCGWALGVAQESVDRKKPVVLDPEHGVWAVELGPYQLLPATSASRPETDIPTRRILVSLDYEAGRVTFSNSCNSEPLFTFRTSFTEKLYPFFWLWSPEASITLCPCDE from the exons ATGGCAGCTGTGAATCCCACCCGGGCGTTGCACGAAGAGCTCTTCTGCCCCATATGCTTGGATTATTTCTCAGACCCTGTGGTCCTGAACTGCGATCACAACTTCTGCAGGGTCTGCATCACCACGTTCTGGGGAGGCCAGGGCACCAGTTTCGACTGCCCACAGTGCAGGAAGAGGTCCCGCCAAGCAAAACTCAGGCCCAACACCCAGCTGGGGAAAGTGGCCGAAAGGGCTAAGGAGTTGGCCTTGGCCCCTGCCCAACTTCATGCTCCTGCAGATCCAGCTTCCAGGGCTGGCAGCAAGCCAGCTGCTAAAGAAATGTGCAAGAAACATCAGGAGGCTCTGAAGCTTTTCTGCCGGGATGACCAGGCCTTGATCTGTGTAGTTTGTGACAGATCCCAGGAGCACAGAGCTCACATGGTGATTCCTGTGGAGGAGGCGGCCGAGGAGTACAAG GTGCAGTTTCTACATCACTTGGCGATGCTAAAAAGCGAGAGGGACAGTCGGAAGATCCTTGCCATAAACAGAGGGAAGAGACTGGAGATGCTGGTG GGTCGTGCGGAAGCCAAGAGTCAGCGAATGGTCTGTACGTTCCAGCGCCTGCAGAAGATCTTGCAGGACAGAGAAAGCCACCTGCTGCAGGAGCTGTCCAAAGTGACCCACAACCTGAGAAGAATGCAGCAGGAGAACAACAGGAGGGTCCAGGAGGGAGCACCACTGCTGCAAGGCCTGATCGCCGAGTTGGAGCACGTGTGTCAGCAGCCAGATACTGAGCTTCTCAAG GATGTTGGAACTCTCTTAAGCAG GTGTCAAAACTGGACATTTCCAAAATGGGTGCCGGAGTCGACCACTGAACTGGAAGAGAGAATTTTTCATTTAACTAGGAAAAAGACTGTTCTGTGGGAGCACATGACTGAGATGCGAG AGATCTTGACCCTGGATCCTGATTCAGCACATCCCAGCCTTGCCATTTCAGCTGACCTGAGGACCGTGAGCCGCAGAGACGTTTGTCCAGTTCACTGCAATATTTCTAGAAGGTTCTACCCCTCCTTCTGTGTTCTAGGCTCCGAGGGCTTCCTATACGGCCGGCACCACTGGCTGGTGGATGTGAAAGGCCACTGTGGTTGGGCCCTGGGTGTGGCTCAAGAATCTGTGGATAGAAAGAAGCCGGTGGTACTTGATCCAGAACACGGTGTTTGGGCTGTGGAGCTGGGCCCATACCAGCTCCTTCCTGCAACGTCGGCTTCCAGACCAGAGACAGACATTCCAACCCGCAGGATTCTGGTCAGCTTGGACTATGAAGCAGGACGGGTGACATTCTCCAACTCTTGCAACTCAGAACCTCTCTTCACCTTCAGGACCTCCTTTACAGAGAAGCTTTACCCATTCTTTTGGCTATGGTCCCCTGAGGCCTCTATCACATTATGTCCTTGCGATGAGTGA